The following coding sequences are from one SAR116 cluster alpha proteobacterium HIMB100 window:
- a CDS encoding acetate--CoA ligase (PFAM: Domain of unknown function (DUF3448); AMP-binding enzyme~TIGRFAM: acetate--CoA ligase): protein MSENRTFPPSAELAAQANINADGYQTAYAQSLSDNEAFWAEHGKRIDWIKPYTKISDVSYTKSDVHIKWYEDGTLNASANCLDRHLATKGDQTAILWEGDDPADAKHITYAELHEEVCRFANALKARGVKKGDRVTIYMPMVPEAAVAMLACTRIGAIHSVVFGGFSPDALAGRIQDCASTVVITADEGIRGGRPIPLKANTDKALASCPDCTTCFVVRRTGADIAWQDGRDVWYHEAVAAADANCPPEEMNAEDPMFILYTSGSTGKPKGVLHTTGGYMVYASMTHHYVFDYQDGDVYWCTADVGWVTGHSYILYGPLANGATTLMFEGVPTYPDSGRFWQVVEKHKVSIFYTAPTAIRALMREGDEPVKKWDRSSLRLLGSVGEPINPEAWMWYHEVVGEKRCPIVDTWWQTETGGILITPLPGATTTKPGSATLPFFGIEPVLVDNENNVLTGAAEGNLCINQSWPGQMRSVYGDHQRFIDTYFSTFEGRYFSGDGARRDEDGYYWITGRVDDVLNVSGHRMGTAEIESALVAHPKVAEAAIVGYPHDIKGQGIYAYVTLNVGEEPSEALHTALRQWVRQEIGPIASPDLLQWAPGLPKTRSGKIMRRILRKIAADDFAELGDTSTLADPSVVDDLIENRQNKT, encoded by the coding sequence ATGAGTGAGAACAGAACTTTCCCGCCATCAGCTGAGCTGGCTGCACAGGCAAATATTAATGCAGACGGTTATCAAACTGCTTATGCGCAGTCACTTTCAGATAATGAGGCATTCTGGGCCGAACATGGCAAACGGATTGACTGGATAAAGCCTTATACAAAAATATCAGATGTCAGCTACACCAAGTCAGATGTGCATATCAAATGGTATGAAGATGGCACCTTAAACGCATCGGCCAATTGCCTGGACCGGCATCTGGCCACAAAGGGCGATCAGACAGCCATTTTATGGGAAGGTGACGATCCGGCAGATGCCAAACACATCACCTATGCCGAATTACATGAAGAGGTATGCAGGTTTGCCAACGCGCTGAAAGCCAGAGGTGTGAAAAAAGGAGACCGGGTCACCATTTATATGCCTATGGTCCCTGAAGCCGCGGTGGCCATGCTGGCCTGTACCCGTATCGGCGCAATTCATTCTGTGGTCTTTGGCGGCTTTTCACCTGACGCGCTTGCAGGACGGATCCAGGATTGTGCGTCAACTGTTGTCATTACAGCTGATGAAGGTATCCGCGGTGGCCGGCCGATTCCGCTGAAAGCAAATACAGACAAAGCACTGGCCTCTTGTCCTGACTGCACGACTTGTTTTGTGGTGCGGCGCACGGGTGCCGATATTGCCTGGCAGGACGGACGCGATGTCTGGTATCACGAGGCTGTTGCGGCCGCAGATGCAAACTGTCCGCCTGAGGAGATGAATGCTGAAGACCCAATGTTTATTTTATATACATCAGGGTCAACAGGAAAGCCGAAAGGGGTTCTGCATACAACTGGCGGCTATATGGTTTATGCCTCTATGACCCATCATTATGTGTTTGATTATCAAGACGGTGATGTTTATTGGTGCACCGCTGATGTGGGCTGGGTAACCGGACACAGCTATATCCTTTATGGGCCGCTGGCAAATGGGGCCACAACATTGATGTTTGAAGGGGTGCCGACCTATCCTGATTCAGGCCGCTTCTGGCAGGTTGTTGAAAAACATAAAGTATCTATCTTCTACACCGCACCAACCGCTATCCGGGCGCTGATGCGTGAAGGGGACGAGCCCGTGAAAAAATGGGATCGCAGCTCTTTACGTCTGCTGGGGTCTGTTGGTGAGCCGATCAACCCTGAAGCCTGGATGTGGTATCATGAGGTGGTAGGCGAAAAACGCTGTCCGATTGTTGACACCTGGTGGCAGACCGAAACCGGCGGTATTTTGATCACACCACTGCCCGGCGCCACAACAACAAAACCAGGCTCTGCAACCCTGCCTTTCTTTGGCATTGAACCGGTACTGGTCGACAATGAAAATAATGTGCTGACAGGCGCTGCCGAGGGCAATTTATGTATCAACCAATCCTGGCCAGGTCAGATGCGCTCTGTTTATGGCGATCACCAGCGTTTTATTGATACCTATTTTTCAACCTTCGAAGGGCGGTATTTTTCAGGTGACGGGGCCCGGCGAGATGAAGATGGCTATTATTGGATTACCGGCCGTGTTGATGATGTGCTGAATGTATCAGGTCACAGAATGGGGACAGCTGAGATCGAATCAGCGCTTGTAGCGCATCCTAAAGTTGCTGAAGCCGCGATCGTGGGTTATCCCCACGACATCAAGGGACAGGGTATCTATGCCTATGTAACGCTGAATGTTGGTGAGGAGCCGTCAGAGGCATTGCACACCGCATTGCGGCAATGGGTCAGACAAGAAATTGGCCCTATCGCCAGCCCTGATCTGCTGCAATGGGCACCAGGTCTGCCAAAGACACGTTCAGGTAAAATTATGCGCAGGATTTTGCGGAAAATCGCTGCAGATGACTTTGCTGAATTAGGCGACACCTCAACCTTGGCAGACCCGTCTGTTGTCGATGATCTGATCGAAAACAGACAAAATAAAACCTGA
- a CDS encoding response regulator containing a CheY-like receiver domain and an HTH DNA-binding domain (PFAM: Bacterial regulatory proteins, luxR family), which translates to MAAGASGYLTYSLSADALLAAFMLLHVGEQYVPAEIFDQEEQPGLNHGGWLTGRGRDVLNGPLSGKSNKEIAIAYGLSEVTIKHHLKNLRSKLGARNRTHAVCRAIELGLADDYSVSA; encoded by the coding sequence GTGGCGGCGGGGGCGTCAGGCTATCTGACTTATTCTTTAAGTGCTGACGCGCTTTTGGCGGCGTTTATGTTGCTGCATGTTGGCGAGCAATATGTGCCAGCGGAAATATTCGATCAGGAAGAACAACCCGGCCTTAATCATGGTGGGTGGCTGACCGGGCGTGGACGTGATGTCCTTAACGGGCCTTTATCAGGAAAATCAAATAAGGAAATCGCTATTGCTTATGGCCTGAGTGAGGTGACCATCAAGCATCATCTGAAAAATCTGCGATCAAAGCTTGGTGCGCGGAACAGGACACATGCTGTATGCCGTGCGATAGAACTTGGACTGGCTGACGACTACAGCGTCTCTGCTTAA
- a CDS encoding YGGT family protein (PFAM: YGGT family), whose translation MTAVLILIDNIVDIYIFTLLAYVIASWLVAFRIINPWQPFVRWLLQALGRLHEPLLGRIRSVLPDLGGIDISPIIVLLAVQFARNLLFEYVA comes from the coding sequence ATGACCGCTGTTCTGATCCTGATAGATAATATTGTTGATATCTACATTTTCACACTATTGGCCTATGTCATTGCCAGCTGGCTGGTGGCCTTCAGGATTATCAATCCCTGGCAGCCCTTCGTGCGGTGGCTGCTTCAAGCCCTTGGTCGCCTTCATGAACCTTTGCTGGGCCGTATACGGTCTGTTCTGCCGGATTTGGGGGGTATTGATATCAGTCCGATCATTGTTCTGCTTGCGGTCCAGTTTGCCCGTAACCTGCTGTTCGAATATGTAGCGTAA
- a CDS encoding 5,10-methylene-tetrahydrofolate dehydrogenase/methenyl tetrahydrofolate cyclohydrolase (PFAM: Tetrahydrofolate dehydrogenase/cyclohydrolase, NAD(P)-binding domain; Tetrahydrofolate dehydrogenase/cyclohydrolase, catalytic domain) — protein MSAHLIDGKGFAVGLVDKIAASVAELKSVYQVTPCLAVVLVGEDPASQVYVRNKGERTRAAGMTSIEHRLPADTSEETLLALIDEMNKDADIDGILVQLPLPDQIDEAAVIQAIAPEKDVDGFHVVNAGLLATGQNGLVPCTPLGCLLLLQDYLGDLSGANAVVLGRSNIVGKPMAQLLTSAHATVTIAHSRTRDLPAICRQAEILVAAVGRPEMVTGDWIKPGATVIDVGINRVAAPERGDGKFRLTGDVDFVSAAKVAGAITPVPGGVGPMTIACLLRNTLVAGCRRRNIALDGYENS, from the coding sequence ATGAGCGCACATCTTATTGACGGAAAGGGCTTTGCTGTTGGCCTGGTAGATAAAATAGCAGCTTCAGTAGCAGAACTGAAATCTGTATATCAGGTCACGCCATGCCTGGCAGTGGTTCTGGTTGGTGAAGACCCGGCCAGCCAGGTCTATGTGCGCAATAAAGGAGAGCGGACCAGAGCCGCAGGCATGACATCGATTGAACATCGCCTGCCCGCAGACACCTCTGAAGAGACGCTGTTGGCGTTAATTGATGAAATGAATAAAGATGCTGACATTGACGGTATTCTGGTTCAATTGCCCTTGCCTGATCAAATTGACGAAGCAGCCGTGATTCAAGCGATTGCTCCTGAAAAAGATGTTGATGGCTTCCATGTTGTTAATGCCGGTCTTCTGGCTACTGGTCAGAACGGGCTGGTGCCATGCACACCGCTGGGCTGTCTGTTGTTGTTGCAGGATTATCTTGGCGATCTGTCCGGGGCCAATGCTGTTGTTCTCGGCCGTTCCAATATTGTCGGCAAACCAATGGCCCAGCTGTTAACATCAGCACATGCAACTGTGACAATCGCCCATTCACGGACACGTGATCTGCCTGCTATCTGTCGTCAGGCTGAAATTCTGGTTGCTGCTGTCGGGCGGCCGGAAATGGTCACAGGTGACTGGATTAAACCAGGGGCCACGGTGATTGATGTGGGCATCAACCGGGTAGCTGCACCTGAACGCGGGGATGGAAAATTCAGGCTGACAGGTGATGTTGATTTTGTCTCAGCCGCAAAAGTTGCCGGTGCCATTACCCCTGTACCCGGCGGGGTCGGCCCAATGACAATTGCCTGCTTGCTTAGAAATACTCTTGTTGCCGGGTGTCGCCGCCGAAATATCGCCCTAGATGGATATGAGAACAGCTGA
- a CDS encoding Hypoxia induced protein conserved region (PFAM: Hypoxia induced protein conserved region) produces MNAFSVSEFGWSEIVMVVGLAGVAGILFWGVITMGRGGAYNKSQSNKIMRYRIIAQAVVLLVFLTLLWLKREA; encoded by the coding sequence ATGAATGCGTTTTCTGTATCTGAATTCGGTTGGTCCGAAATTGTGATGGTCGTCGGGCTGGCCGGTGTCGCTGGCATCTTATTTTGGGGCGTAATTACAATGGGCCGCGGCGGTGCATATAATAAGAGTCAATCCAACAAGATTATGCGTTATCGTATTATCGCGCAGGCAGTTGTTCTGCTGGTTTTTCTCACCTTATTATGGCTGAAACGCGAAGCCTGA
- a CDS encoding ATP:cob(I)alamin adenosyltransferase (PFAM: Cobalamin adenosyltransferase~TIGRFAM: ATP:cob(I)alamin adenosyltransferase), which translates to MVKLNKIYTRTGDDGTTSLVGGGRVSKHARRPSAFGEVDELNSVLGLARLHCKNGTNMAGMDAQLARIQNDLFDLGADLATADETAPALRITTDQVTRLEQEIDAVNANLQPLTSFILPGGTELAAWLHLGRTVARRAERQMTELAVEEPVNEAAMQYINRVSDLLFVLARHANGDGESDVLWVPGDNQAD; encoded by the coding sequence ATGGTCAAACTGAATAAAATTTATACCCGTACAGGAGATGACGGGACCACCAGTCTGGTTGGTGGCGGCCGCGTGTCCAAACATGCCCGGCGCCCTTCTGCTTTTGGTGAAGTTGATGAGCTCAATTCTGTTTTGGGCTTAGCCCGCCTGCATTGTAAAAACGGAACAAATATGGCCGGCATGGATGCGCAACTGGCGCGTATTCAAAACGATTTGTTTGACCTGGGTGCGGATCTGGCCACTGCAGATGAAACCGCCCCTGCCTTGCGGATAACAACTGATCAGGTCACGCGCCTGGAGCAGGAAATTGACGCTGTGAACGCAAATTTGCAGCCCCTGACCTCATTTATTCTGCCTGGTGGCACAGAGCTGGCCGCATGGTTGCATCTGGGCCGGACAGTGGCCAGACGCGCCGAACGCCAGATGACGGAATTAGCTGTTGAAGAACCTGTTAATGAAGCTGCGATGCAGTATATTAACCGGGTCTCTGATCTGTTGTTTGTGCTGGCCCGTCATGCTAATGGTGACGGTGAAAGTGATGTTCTGTGGGTTCCTGGAGACAACCAGGCAGATTGA
- a CDS encoding electron transfer flavoprotein, beta subunit (PFAM: Electron transfer flavoprotein domain) translates to MKILVPVKRVIDYNVKVRVKPDQSGVELANVKMAMNPFDEIAVEQALRIKEAGQADEIVLVSVGPTQAQETIRTGLAMGADRGIHIEADQDVEPLAVAKLLRAVVDKETPGLVICGKQAIDDDSNQTGQMLSALLGWAQATFASGVELAGDKAKIIREVDGGLEHIEVSMPAVITVDLRLNEPRYASLPNIMKAKKKPIDSMSADELGVDTAPRLKVVKVEEPAARSAGIKVGSVAELVDKLKNEAKVI, encoded by the coding sequence ATGAAAATTTTGGTACCTGTAAAACGGGTCATTGATTATAACGTCAAAGTCCGTGTCAAACCAGACCAGTCTGGTGTTGAACTGGCAAATGTAAAAATGGCGATGAACCCGTTTGATGAAATCGCGGTAGAGCAAGCCCTGCGCATCAAAGAAGCTGGTCAGGCTGATGAGATTGTTTTGGTGTCTGTAGGCCCGACACAAGCTCAAGAAACCATCCGCACTGGCCTGGCGATGGGTGCTGATCGCGGCATTCATATCGAAGCCGATCAGGATGTTGAGCCGCTGGCCGTCGCCAAGCTGCTGAGGGCGGTGGTTGATAAAGAAACCCCAGGGCTGGTGATTTGTGGTAAGCAAGCAATTGATGATGACAGCAACCAAACAGGTCAGATGCTGTCTGCACTGCTGGGCTGGGCACAAGCCACATTTGCATCTGGTGTAGAGCTGGCCGGCGATAAAGCGAAGATCATCCGTGAGGTTGATGGCGGGCTTGAACATATTGAAGTATCCATGCCAGCCGTGATCACTGTTGATCTGCGTCTGAATGAGCCACGCTATGCCTCACTGCCAAACATTATGAAGGCGAAGAAAAAGCCGATTGACAGCATGAGCGCAGATGAACTGGGCGTAGACACAGCCCCGCGTCTGAAGGTGGTAAAGGTTGAAGAACCGGCCGCACGGTCGGCAGGTATCAAAGTCGGTTCTGTTGCTGAGCTGGTGGACAAACTGAAAAATGAAGCAAAGGTGATATGA